A window from Dehalobacter sp. DCA encodes these proteins:
- a CDS encoding (2Fe-2S) ferredoxin domain-containing protein gives MKVGSLEDLKRIKEEYQKNINIEQGVQKLEGQIKILVGMGTCGISSGSRETYNTFLDEITAQNISNAKVVPVGCIGCCHSEPTVQVNKPGEQPVLYGNVTKDKVREIIEQHIKNGKAVESLSLEINFDRV, from the coding sequence ATGAAGGTTGGTTCGTTGGAGGACTTAAAAAGAATTAAAGAAGAATACCAAAAAAATATAAATATAGAACAAGGCGTCCAAAAGCTGGAAGGACAAATCAAAATTCTTGTGGGGATGGGCACCTGCGGCATCTCATCAGGTTCAAGGGAGACCTACAATACTTTTTTGGATGAGATCACTGCCCAGAACATATCCAATGCCAAAGTTGTTCCAGTTGGCTGCATTGGCTGCTGTCACTCGGAACCAACTGTTCAGGTAAATAAACCGGGCGAACAACCGGTTCTCTATGGCAATGTAACCAAAGACAAGGTCCGGGAAATTATTGAGCAGCATATTAAAAACGGCAAAGCAGTTGAAAGTCTCTCTTTGGAAATAAACTTTGATCGGGTGTAG
- a CDS encoding NADH-quinone oxidoreductase subunit NuoE family protein, with protein MTKPQAIDVMEPTNENLPREKFEELEAFINSLPTTKSALIEILHKAQNIFGYLPRDVQLFIARKLGIPGAEVFGVVSFYSYFTTKPRGKHTISVCMGTACFVKGADKIMERLKEKLGIESNEITPDGLFGLKDVRCIGTCGMAPVMMINDKVFGRVREEDLDTILESYRRKEILV; from the coding sequence ATGACTAAGCCACAGGCAATCGATGTTATGGAACCAACCAATGAAAATCTGCCCAGAGAAAAATTCGAGGAACTGGAAGCTTTTATTAACAGTTTACCAACAACGAAAAGCGCTCTGATTGAAATCTTACATAAGGCCCAGAATATTTTCGGCTATTTACCGAGGGATGTACAACTTTTTATTGCCCGGAAATTAGGAATTCCGGGAGCGGAAGTATTCGGAGTCGTCAGCTTTTATTCCTACTTTACAACCAAGCCAAGGGGAAAACATACGATCAGTGTCTGTATGGGGACTGCTTGCTTTGTCAAAGGGGCGGATAAAATTATGGAAAGACTGAAAGAAAAGCTTGGCATTGAATCCAATGAAATTACACCTGACGGTCTTTTCGGTCTGAAAGACGTTCGTTGCATCGGCACTTGCGGCATGGCTCCTGTTATGATGATCAATGACAAAGTATTTGGCCGGGTGAGAGAAGAGGACCTGGATACCATCCTCGAATCATACCGCCGGAAGGAGATACTGGTATGA
- a CDS encoding glycosyltransferase family 2 protein, which yields MVAPLLSYVTFNRLGQTIRSLSSVLETPENFELAIVDNNSTDGTWKYIQSLKDRRIKFKTRLPVNLGQVYASNLNLSKRRDDQYFIAVDQDVVIESKNWLTYILRVFKNTPNIGLLSIHAGFPPPNMPPTTPVIKNDLVYLELTKNRSDYSQDYMPGSILALSPDLISKIGFWSEENNFGSRELFLRANHFTAFKTGILMNVNISIPQQIICGKCPGQSFCRLSKNGETKTGETCYTIYEKLNHNKLFREQYRWKFDETVKDLQSGARSPYCTSLFSCNSTAEESYNLDWATENFQFYASKAN from the coding sequence ATGGTAGCGCCGCTCCTAAGCTATGTAACCTTTAACCGCCTGGGCCAGACAATCAGGAGCCTTTCAAGTGTCCTTGAAACGCCGGAAAACTTTGAATTAGCAATTGTTGATAATAATTCCACAGACGGGACCTGGAAATATATCCAAAGTCTGAAGGATAGACGGATCAAATTCAAAACAAGGCTCCCTGTCAATCTAGGACAGGTCTACGCCTCAAATCTAAATCTGTCCAAGAGAAGAGATGATCAATATTTTATCGCTGTCGATCAGGATGTTGTGATTGAAAGCAAAAATTGGCTGACCTACATCCTAAGGGTGTTTAAAAATACTCCGAATATCGGTTTACTCAGTATTCATGCCGGGTTTCCGCCCCCAAATATGCCTCCGACTACCCCGGTCATCAAAAATGATTTGGTTTATCTGGAATTGACCAAGAACAGGTCTGATTATTCGCAGGATTATATGCCCGGTAGCATCCTGGCCTTGAGCCCTGATCTTATCTCTAAAATTGGCTTTTGGAGTGAAGAAAATAATTTTGGCAGCAGAGAGCTGTTTCTAAGGGCTAATCATTTTACAGCGTTTAAAACAGGAATTCTGATGAACGTGAACATTTCTATCCCGCAACAAATAATTTGCGGCAAATGCCCCGGTCAGTCCTTCTGCCGTCTGTCAAAAAACGGAGAGACAAAAACCGGAGAAACCTGCTATACCATCTACGAGAAATTAAACCATAATAAATTATTTCGAGAACAATACCGCTGGAAATTTGACGAAACAGTTAAGGATCTGCAGAGCGGTGCCCGTTCCCCATACTGCACTTCATTATTCAGCTGTAACTCCACTGCAGAGGAAAGCTACAACCTTGACTGGGCAACTGAAAACTTTCAATTCTATGCATCCAAAGCCAACTGA
- a CDS encoding glycosyltransferase family 2 protein, whose translation MKELSSILIKTAIQLVLEAINQAQASALPKRVSPFPVQVAADTPAAEISLQAVPKNIDWEELDDDAILQQILYPGILEEIIEPSVQNPTDSTSPPPFISYVTFNRLGLTMQNLNKILDSDEDFEMHIIDCNSKDDTWNYIKSLQDKRIKSKTRFKVNRGPIYVLNYNLRKRKPNQYFFTIDSDVYIKTKNWLTRYMEIFEAFPEVGLLGTMRDNPYPRFLPPVIPQVNNDLSYLQLRNAGIDVIMDFIPGCLQGLRPELIDRIGYWNEECGYGDAELSPRIVHYTPFKVGFVTTVEIDMTQFIGCDKCQAQNLCTLNRSIKTCFMLAKQANSNESFAKKAKWKYLEVFQELADGKRTAYCASLLDPASREGNLYHDAWALENFEYYLRRSN comes from the coding sequence ATGAAGGAACTTTCTTCTATTTTGATCAAAACTGCGATACAGCTTGTTCTTGAAGCCATTAATCAGGCCCAGGCCTCTGCCCTGCCAAAGCGCGTCAGCCCCTTCCCTGTTCAGGTAGCCGCTGACACCCCTGCTGCGGAAATTTCTCTACAAGCGGTTCCAAAAAACATTGACTGGGAAGAATTAGACGACGACGCCATCCTTCAACAGATTCTATATCCTGGGATCCTGGAAGAAATCATCGAACCTTCTGTACAGAACCCGACAGACAGCACCTCCCCTCCTCCTTTTATCAGCTATGTTACCTTCAACCGTCTCGGGCTTACCATGCAGAACCTAAACAAGATTTTGGATTCAGACGAAGATTTTGAAATGCATATCATCGACTGCAACTCCAAAGATGATACCTGGAATTATATCAAAAGCCTTCAGGACAAAAGAATTAAATCCAAAACACGCTTTAAGGTTAACCGGGGGCCGATCTATGTCCTGAACTACAACCTCAGAAAAAGAAAACCCAACCAGTATTTCTTCACGATTGACAGCGATGTCTATATCAAGACCAAAAACTGGCTGACCAGGTATATGGAAATATTTGAAGCTTTTCCGGAAGTCGGTCTCTTAGGAACCATGCGAGATAACCCTTATCCGAGATTTCTCCCTCCCGTCATTCCTCAGGTCAATAATGATCTGTCCTATCTTCAGCTGAGAAATGCCGGCATTGATGTAATCATGGATTTTATTCCGGGATGTCTTCAGGGGTTACGGCCCGAGCTCATTGACCGGATCGGTTATTGGAATGAGGAATGCGGGTATGGCGATGCTGAATTATCACCAAGGATTGTGCATTATACACCTTTCAAAGTCGGCTTTGTCACGACCGTGGAAATTGATATGACCCAGTTCATCGGCTGTGACAAGTGTCAGGCCCAAAACCTCTGCACGCTGAACAGAAGCATAAAAACCTGCTTTATGCTGGCCAAGCAGGCCAACAGTAACGAAAGCTTTGCCAAAAAGGCCAAATGGAAATACCTCGAAGTATTTCAAGAGCTAGCCGATGGAAAAAGAACAGCCTATTGCGCCTCACTTTTGGACCCTGCATCCCGGGAAGGGAATTTGTACCATGATGCCTGGGCACTCGAGAATTTTGAATATTATTTGAGAAGATCGAACTGA
- a CDS encoding DegT/DnrJ/EryC1/StrS family aminotransferase yields the protein MLNNDGFSEPVYVTEPLLPDLAETCSMLEIIWQSRQLSNNGKMVQELERKLSAFLGARYLSVFANGTNALQIACKTLDLSGEVITTPFTFAATANALAWNHLTPVFCDIEEATFNIDADRIESLITDKTTAILPVHVFGHPCEVEKIDRIAARHNLKVLYDGAHAFGVKIKGKPVGAYGDITMFSFHATKIFHTVEGGALIFRDQDLQQKAKCLRNFGLKEDYSVDEPGINGKLNELQAAIGILLLKEVEAEIAQRKYLTNQYRQVLADVPGITVSQEAEEITANYPYFVIRVDPAAYGISRDELYSRLSSFNIFCRKYFYPLCSNFKCFKGLPSSSPDNLATANKVAKSVLALPLHGRMSASDVQKIGGIIREIKIKN from the coding sequence ATGTTAAACAATGATGGTTTTTCTGAACCGGTCTATGTTACCGAACCTTTGCTTCCAGACTTGGCGGAGACTTGCAGCATGCTCGAAATAATATGGCAAAGCAGGCAGCTTAGTAATAACGGGAAGATGGTCCAAGAACTAGAAAGAAAACTGTCTGCTTTCCTGGGCGCCCGATATTTATCGGTTTTTGCAAATGGCACGAATGCCTTGCAAATTGCGTGCAAGACCCTGGATCTGTCCGGGGAAGTTATCACAACACCGTTTACCTTTGCCGCTACGGCCAACGCGCTGGCCTGGAATCATCTTACGCCGGTCTTCTGCGACATTGAAGAAGCCACGTTCAATATTGACGCCGACCGTATCGAGTCCCTGATTACGGATAAAACCACTGCCATCCTGCCGGTACACGTTTTCGGCCATCCGTGCGAGGTCGAAAAGATTGACCGGATTGCGGCAAGGCACAACCTGAAAGTACTTTATGACGGCGCCCACGCTTTTGGTGTGAAAATAAAGGGTAAACCGGTCGGCGCCTATGGAGATATCACCATGTTCAGCTTTCATGCCACCAAAATCTTTCACACCGTCGAAGGCGGCGCACTTATCTTTCGAGATCAGGACCTCCAGCAGAAAGCCAAGTGTTTGAGAAATTTTGGTCTAAAAGAAGACTATAGTGTGGACGAACCCGGTATAAACGGCAAACTGAACGAATTGCAAGCCGCTATCGGCATTTTGCTCTTAAAAGAAGTAGAAGCTGAAATAGCCCAAAGAAAATATCTTACCAACCAGTACCGGCAAGTGCTGGCTGATGTCCCAGGCATAACCGTCTCCCAGGAGGCTGAAGAAATTACAGCCAATTATCCGTATTTTGTTATCCGGGTTGATCCGGCCGCGTACGGTATCTCCCGGGACGAGCTCTATAGCCGATTGTCAAGCTTCAATATTTTTTGCCGAAAATATTTTTACCCGCTCTGCAGCAATTTCAAGTGTTTTAAGGGTCTTCCTTCATCCTCCCCAGACAATCTAGCCACAGCCAACAAAGTCGCGAAAAGTGTTCTGGCTCTGCCGCTTCACGGAAGAATGTCAGCGTCCGACGTTCAAAAAATAGGCGGTATCATCAGGGAAATTAAAATTAAAAATTAA
- a CDS encoding NADH-dependent [FeFe] hydrogenase, group A6, with amino-acid sequence MTHVQQTHPAKKMIDFKINHQYLRVPEGITILEAAHKARVRIPTLCHLDLHDIKMVNQTASCRVCMVELIDEKTNRDKLVPACVTTITDGMEVLTHTLTAITARRMAVELLLSNHPNECFTCPKNGECELQALAAELGVRHIRWEGERMNYPKDVSSEAIVKDANKCIYCRRCETMCNKVQTCGILSGIGRGFEAFVGPAFNIPMVESSCTYCGQCVQVCPTAALTEINHTDKVWEALNNPDKYVIVQTAPAIRVAIGEIFDMEPGTIATGQLVTALKRIGFNAVFDTDFGADLTIMEEASELIYRLQNNKTLPILTSCCPAWVKFIEHQFPELLEVPSTCKSPHIMFGTIVKTYYAEKNGIDPDNIVVVSVMPCIAKKAEAKRPELTKDEHNNVDIVVTTRELGLMIKEAGLDFSNLPSSEYDKSLGETTGASVIFGTSGGVIEAALRTAYEWLTGEELQKVEFEQLRGDGGLRKATVQIGDKMLRIGIASGLGNARTLLEEIRDGKNQYEAIEIMACPGGCVAGGGQPYHHGNFEIVRKRQEAIYQEDKNKKIRKSHENSEIQKLYQEYLGQPFSDTAHRLLHTHFEERERI; translated from the coding sequence ATGACCCACGTTCAACAAACGCATCCTGCTAAAAAAATGATTGATTTTAAAATTAATCATCAATATCTACGGGTCCCTGAAGGCATCACCATTTTGGAAGCCGCCCATAAAGCAAGAGTTCGGATTCCAACTTTATGTCATCTGGATTTGCATGATATCAAAATGGTCAATCAGACGGCTTCCTGCAGGGTCTGCATGGTTGAGCTAATCGATGAGAAGACAAACCGGGATAAACTTGTCCCGGCGTGCGTAACCACCATTACGGATGGAATGGAAGTACTTACGCATACGCTTACAGCAATTACAGCCAGAAGAATGGCGGTTGAACTCCTGTTATCGAATCATCCCAATGAATGCTTTACCTGTCCCAAAAACGGAGAATGTGAGCTTCAGGCCTTAGCTGCAGAATTAGGGGTTCGGCATATCCGCTGGGAAGGTGAACGGATGAATTATCCGAAGGACGTATCCAGTGAGGCGATCGTCAAAGACGCCAACAAGTGCATTTACTGCCGGCGTTGTGAAACGATGTGCAATAAGGTCCAAACCTGCGGTATCCTGTCAGGGATCGGCCGCGGATTTGAAGCCTTTGTTGGCCCTGCCTTTAATATTCCGATGGTAGAGTCTTCTTGTACTTACTGCGGGCAATGTGTTCAGGTATGCCCTACAGCAGCGCTTACGGAAATTAATCATACCGATAAAGTATGGGAAGCTTTAAATAATCCGGATAAATATGTGATTGTCCAAACTGCTCCGGCTATCCGCGTAGCCATCGGAGAAATATTTGATATGGAACCGGGGACGATTGCAACCGGCCAGCTTGTAACCGCCTTAAAGCGTATCGGATTTAACGCAGTTTTCGATACGGATTTTGGAGCGGACTTGACAATTATGGAAGAAGCCTCAGAACTGATCTACCGTCTGCAGAACAATAAAACACTTCCGATACTTACGAGCTGCTGTCCGGCCTGGGTCAAATTTATTGAGCATCAGTTCCCTGAATTGTTGGAAGTGCCTTCCACCTGCAAGTCACCGCATATTATGTTCGGTACAATCGTTAAAACTTATTATGCCGAGAAGAATGGCATTGACCCGGACAATATTGTAGTGGTCTCCGTCATGCCCTGTATTGCCAAGAAAGCCGAAGCCAAGCGTCCGGAACTAACTAAGGATGAGCATAATAACGTCGATATTGTCGTCACGACCCGGGAACTTGGCCTAATGATCAAGGAAGCCGGTCTGGATTTTAGCAATCTGCCTTCGAGTGAATATGACAAATCATTGGGTGAAACCACAGGAGCCTCAGTGATCTTCGGAACCAGCGGCGGGGTTATCGAAGCTGCGCTCCGGACAGCTTATGAGTGGCTGACCGGTGAAGAATTACAGAAAGTTGAGTTCGAGCAGCTCCGGGGAGATGGAGGTTTGCGAAAGGCCACAGTTCAAATCGGCGACAAGATGCTACGGATTGGCATTGCCAGCGGGCTCGGAAACGCCCGGACCCTGCTCGAGGAAATCAGGGACGGTAAGAATCAATATGAAGCCATTGAAATTATGGCTTGTCCCGGAGGCTGTGTTGCCGGAGGTGGGCAGCCCTACCATCACGGCAATTTTGAAATTGTCCGCAAGCGTCAGGAAGCGATCTATCAGGAAGATAAAAATAAAAAGATCAGAAAATCTCATGAGAATTCAGAAATCCAGAAACTTTATCAGGAATATCTGGGCCAGCCTTTCAGTGACACTGCCCATAGATTGCTTCATACTCATTTTGAAGAGAGAGAAAGAATCTAA
- a CDS encoding ArsB/NhaD family transporter gives MTLILTLVIFVATYALIVTEKIPRAVAAALGACLLILLGIFPQETAVEHIDWNTLGLLIGMMIIVDLTRRSGVFSFLAIWVAKKVKGNPIRLLISLAILTAILSAFLDNVTTVLLVVPVSIVIAETLKLNPIPFLITQILASNIGGTATLIGDPPNIMIAGPAELTFMDFMVNLAPVTIVILAVTLLGFYFLYRQKLKTDKESIALLLSQNEYDYIKDWAQLKRSLAVLALTIVGFMLHAVIHVETATIALAGGMLLMVLSREEPEEVFLAIEWPTIFFFTGLFVLVGGLVEVGVLDKVAEWSLGLTGGVPVVMAMLIVWLSAIFSAFVDNIPFVATMIPLIQKIGVLGGLTPEQLQPLWWSLALGACLGGNGTIVGASANVIVSGIAEKNGYTISYKKYFLIAFPFMLLSIVIASAYILLRYY, from the coding sequence ATGACCTTGATTCTGACCCTTGTTATTTTTGTAGCTACGTATGCACTGATCGTAACGGAGAAAATCCCGCGGGCTGTCGCCGCGGCCCTCGGTGCCTGTCTCCTGATTCTTTTAGGTATATTCCCGCAGGAGACTGCTGTGGAACACATCGACTGGAATACGCTGGGCTTACTTATCGGCATGATGATCATTGTCGATCTGACCAGACGTTCCGGTGTCTTCAGCTTTCTGGCTATTTGGGTCGCTAAGAAAGTCAAAGGCAATCCAATCAGACTGCTGATCTCTTTGGCTATACTGACTGCCATTTTATCGGCTTTTCTGGATAACGTGACGACTGTTTTGCTGGTCGTTCCGGTTTCCATTGTGATTGCTGAAACCTTGAAATTAAACCCAATACCTTTTCTGATTACCCAGATTCTAGCCAGCAACATCGGGGGAACCGCGACCCTGATCGGTGATCCTCCGAATATCATGATTGCCGGACCGGCAGAGCTTACTTTTATGGATTTCATGGTGAACCTGGCACCTGTGACGATTGTGATCTTGGCTGTTACCCTATTGGGCTTTTATTTTCTTTATCGCCAAAAGCTAAAGACCGATAAGGAATCCATCGCCCTGCTGCTGTCGCAAAATGAATACGACTATATTAAAGACTGGGCCCAGCTCAAAAGAAGCCTGGCCGTGCTCGCTCTGACCATTGTCGGTTTTATGCTGCACGCCGTCATCCATGTTGAGACCGCTACGATTGCGCTGGCCGGAGGCATGCTGCTCATGGTGCTGAGCCGTGAGGAACCGGAAGAGGTATTTCTGGCGATTGAATGGCCGACGATCTTCTTCTTTACCGGATTATTCGTTTTAGTCGGAGGATTGGTCGAAGTCGGCGTCCTGGACAAGGTTGCTGAATGGAGCCTTGGGCTTACCGGCGGTGTGCCGGTCGTCATGGCGATGCTGATTGTCTGGCTTTCCGCTATTTTTTCAGCTTTCGTCGATAATATTCCGTTCGTGGCCACCATGATTCCGTTGATTCAAAAAATCGGGGTCCTCGGCGGGCTGACCCCAGAACAGCTCCAGCCGCTCTGGTGGTCTCTGGCTCTGGGCGCCTGCCTGGGCGGAAACGGCACCATTGTCGGTGCCTCGGCCAACGTCATTGTCTCAGGGATTGCCGAAAAAAACGGCTATACGATCAGCTACAAAAAATACTTCCTGATCGCATTTCCGTTCATGCTTCTATCCATTGTGATCGCCTCGGCGTATATTTTGCTGCGGTACTATTAG
- a CDS encoding complex I 51 kDa subunit family protein, with amino-acid sequence MMSETAKNLKQYRIALRNCGLINPENILDYIAVGGYEAMGRVLTTMSQDQVIDEIKKSGLRGRGGGGFSTGLKWEITKNQENKDKYIICNADEGDPGAFMDRSILEGDPHSVLEAMVIGGYAIGAATGFIYIRAEYPLAISRLQIALREARELGFLGENIFNTSFSFDIQLKYGAGAFVCGEETALINSCEGKRGEPNFKPPYPAEEGYWGCPTCVNNVETFANISPIILKGSSWFASIGTEKSKGTKVFALVGKVKNVGLVEVPMGTTLREIIFQIGGGIPNGHKFKAVQTGGPSGGVIPEKHLDIPLDYDNLLSIGSMMGSGGMIIMDETDNMVNIAKFYLEFTMDESCGRCTPCRIGTKRLYEKLNLITRRKGTMADLDAIKQLAYMVKGSSLCGLGQTAPSPVISTMKYFWDEYLALIKDIDHPRGEGHYQAKNKIGLKS; translated from the coding sequence ATGATGTCAGAAACAGCAAAGAATCTGAAACAGTACCGGATTGCCCTGCGCAATTGCGGTCTGATTAACCCAGAAAATATCTTGGATTATATTGCGGTCGGAGGCTATGAGGCCATGGGAAGAGTGCTGACAACAATGTCCCAGGATCAGGTCATAGACGAAATAAAAAAATCCGGGCTGCGAGGCCGCGGCGGAGGAGGATTCTCCACAGGTCTCAAATGGGAAATTACAAAGAATCAAGAAAACAAGGACAAATATATTATTTGCAATGCAGACGAAGGTGACCCCGGGGCTTTCATGGACCGGAGCATCCTGGAGGGCGATCCTCATTCCGTTTTAGAGGCCATGGTGATCGGTGGCTATGCGATTGGCGCCGCCACCGGATTCATTTACATTCGGGCCGAATACCCGTTGGCAATTTCTAGGCTGCAAATTGCTTTGCGGGAGGCCCGAGAATTGGGCTTCCTGGGCGAAAATATTTTCAACACGTCTTTTTCCTTTGATATCCAGTTGAAATATGGAGCCGGGGCTTTTGTCTGTGGGGAAGAAACAGCGCTCATTAACTCCTGTGAAGGAAAACGCGGTGAACCAAATTTTAAACCGCCTTATCCTGCGGAAGAAGGATATTGGGGCTGTCCGACCTGTGTAAACAATGTGGAGACGTTTGCCAATATTTCTCCGATTATCCTCAAAGGGAGCAGTTGGTTCGCTTCCATTGGCACAGAGAAAAGTAAAGGAACCAAGGTTTTTGCGCTGGTCGGTAAAGTCAAAAATGTTGGCCTGGTCGAAGTCCCCATGGGAACAACCTTACGAGAAATTATCTTTCAAATTGGCGGAGGTATCCCCAACGGCCACAAATTCAAAGCCGTTCAAACGGGTGGACCGTCCGGAGGCGTGATCCCGGAGAAACACCTGGACATTCCTTTAGACTATGATAACCTGCTCAGTATCGGGTCCATGATGGGATCAGGGGGCATGATCATCATGGATGAAACCGATAATATGGTCAATATTGCCAAGTTTTACCTGGAGTTTACGATGGATGAATCCTGTGGCCGCTGCACCCCCTGCCGGATCGGTACCAAGCGGTTATATGAAAAGCTGAATCTAATTACCCGCCGCAAAGGAACGATGGCGGATTTAGATGCCATCAAACAGCTCGCTTACATGGTTAAAGGTAGTTCGCTCTGCGGGCTTGGTCAGACTGCGCCCAGCCCGGTCATCAGTACCATGAAATATTTTTGGGACGAATACCTGGCCCTGATAAAAGACATCGACCATCCTCGGGGGGAAGGCCATTATCAAGCAAAGAATAAAATTGGTCTGAAATCATAA
- a CDS encoding acetyltransferase — protein MAIKDLIIFGAGGFGREATELVEDINTEKKQWNLLGYIDQTPAKQGKVINNYPVLGNLDWLEKNTGHPLWIVCAVARPTDKYRLIASLSCFQLYFANLIHPAARISRSVQLGCGNIICWNSFLSTDVRIGSHVALNPGCRIGHDTAVRDYSSLYWDVTLAGNVQIQEGCEIGSKTVVIPEKEIGRWSIIGAGATVTHDIPEYCTAVGVPARPIKHFKNLVETHSPKGLMI, from the coding sequence TTGGCCATAAAAGATCTCATCATTTTTGGAGCCGGCGGCTTTGGCCGGGAAGCTACCGAGCTCGTCGAAGATATCAATACAGAAAAAAAGCAGTGGAACCTGTTGGGCTATATCGACCAAACTCCAGCCAAACAAGGAAAGGTTATCAATAACTATCCTGTTCTGGGCAACCTGGACTGGCTCGAAAAAAACACAGGTCACCCTCTCTGGATTGTATGTGCGGTAGCCAGACCGACGGATAAATACCGTCTGATCGCCAGCCTGTCCTGTTTCCAGCTATATTTTGCCAACCTGATTCATCCCGCTGCCCGAATAAGCCGCTCCGTTCAATTGGGCTGTGGCAATATCATCTGCTGGAACAGTTTTCTGTCGACGGATGTCAGGATAGGCAGTCACGTAGCCTTAAATCCAGGCTGCAGGATTGGCCACGATACGGCTGTCCGGGATTACTCCTCTTTATACTGGGACGTCACCCTGGCCGGAAACGTGCAAATCCAAGAAGGTTGTGAAATCGGTTCCAAAACTGTGGTGATTCCCGAAAAAGAGATTGGCAGGTGGAGCATCATCGGGGCTGGCGCTACCGTCACCCACGATATCCCGGAATACTGCACGGCCGTCGGCGTCCCTGCCCGACCGATTAAACATTTTAAAAATTTGGTTGAGACCCATTCCCCTAAAGGACTGATGATATGA
- a CDS encoding prepilin peptidase yields the protein MIENIIISFIVLLYGLVIGSFLNVCIYRIPIGKSVVGGRSYCPNCDTLISWYLNIPVFSYLFLRGRCKNCRGPISPVYPAVELLNGILYLIVWFTYGLSLESVFLAMLLSVLIVVSFIDWQKRVIPNKLVVFLLGLSVLHGIYQSVYFGAAWYTWVIGFFAASVPLFLLSLFFPDGLGGGDIKLMAAAGLFMGPPVLLALFLGSLYAGLTALLLITVKKRSPKSKIPFGPFLSLGIFTAMIFGEQIFLSAVSV from the coding sequence TTGATCGAAAATATTATCATTTCTTTCATTGTGCTGCTGTATGGTTTAGTCATCGGCAGTTTCCTGAATGTGTGCATTTACCGGATTCCGATAGGGAAAAGCGTTGTTGGCGGGAGATCCTACTGCCCGAACTGTGATACGCTGATTTCGTGGTATCTGAACATCCCTGTTTTCAGCTATCTCTTTCTGCGGGGGCGCTGCAAAAACTGTCGGGGGCCAATCTCCCCGGTCTATCCTGCGGTCGAGCTGCTGAACGGGATCTTGTACCTGATTGTCTGGTTCACCTATGGACTGAGCCTGGAAAGTGTTTTTCTGGCGATGCTTTTGTCTGTGCTGATTGTCGTGTCGTTTATTGACTGGCAGAAAAGGGTGATTCCGAATAAGCTGGTCGTTTTTCTGTTGGGCTTAAGTGTTTTGCACGGCATCTATCAGAGCGTGTATTTTGGAGCTGCGTGGTATACTTGGGTCATTGGATTTTTTGCGGCTTCCGTACCGCTTTTTCTTCTGAGCTTGTTTTTCCCCGATGGCCTAGGCGGAGGAGATATCAAGCTGATGGCCGCAGCAGGGCTTTTTATGGGCCCGCCGGTGCTGTTGGCGTTATTCCTTGGTTCGTTGTATGCAGGTCTTACTGCGCTGTTACTGATCACAGTCAAAAAAAGATCCCCGAAATCAAAGATCCCTTTCGGACCGTTTTTGTCCCTCGGAATATTTACCGCAATGATCTTTGGAGAGCAGATCTTTCTATCCGCTGTGTCAGTATAA